Genomic window (Candidatus Krumholzibacteriota bacterium):
CGGCCAGGGCGGCCGCCGCCGCGACGAGCCCGACGCGGAGCAGGAACATCGAGGCGCGCATCGAGAAGAGCGTGCGGAACCGCCCGAGCCCGATGACCAACAGGGCGACGAGCTCGTTCAGGGAGACCGAGACGATCAGGAGGCCGCCGAGTTGGAAGAGCGGCACGAGCGCCGGGTCGTGGAACAGCCGCGCGAGCAGGGGCGCCGCGAGGGTCGACCCCGCGGCGAGCGGCACGGTGAAGAGGGCGCGGAGAACGAGGCTCGACCGGACGAGGACCGGCACGAGGCCGGGGTCCGAGACGGCGTACTCGGAGAGGAGCCGCGAGGCCGCGCCGTCGATCCCGAACTTCGCGCCGATGAGGACGAAGGTCGCCACGGCCATCGTCAGCGAGACGAGACCGATCGTCTCGGGGCCCATCCACCGGGCCACGATCAGCGACGCGACGAAGATGCCGGCGAGCGGGAAGGCCGTGGCGCCGAAGCTCCACAGGTAGCCCGCGGCGAAGGAATCGCGGTTGTCGGGTCGGTCGGTCATCGCTTTCCGGCGACGCGCGCCTCGAGAACGTCCGCGATCCTGGCCGCGGCTCCGCCGTCCCACAGCGGGGGGATCCGGTGCTCGCCCGGTCCCTCGCGGAGCAGACGTTCGGCCTCGGCGAGGACGCGGCGCCCGTCGGTGCCCGCGAGCACGTTCGTCCCCATCTCGATCGTGATCGGCCGCTCGGTGTTCTCCCGCACGGTGACGCAGGGCACGCCGAGGACGGTCGTCTCCTCCTGGATGCCCCCGGAGTCGGTGACGACGAGGGCCGCCGAGCGCATCAGGCGGAGGAAGTCGATGTAGCCGACCGGATCGACGAGTCGCAGCCCCGGCCCCGCGGGCATCGGCGGCGTCGCTCCGTCGATCGTCCCCCGCGTGCGCGGGTGGACGGGGAAGACGACGGGGCGCTCTCCGGACAGGCGAACGAGGGCGTCGAGTATCCCGCGGAAGACCTCCGGGCGGTCGACGTTCGACGGGCGGTGAAGGGTGACGAGTACGTAGCCTCCCTCCTCGAGCTTCAGGCGGCCGAGGACCGGCGACCGGCCGGCCGCATCGAGGTAGCCGAGGAGGGAATCGATCATGACGTTGCCGACGAAGAAGATCCGTTCCTCTTCCACCCCCTCGCGCTTCAGGTTGATCTCCGCCTCGGGCGAGGTGGTGAAGCACCAGCGCGACAGGACGTCGGTGACCATCCGGTTGATCTCCTCGGGCATCTCGAGGTCGAAGCTCCTGAGCCCCGCTTCCACGTGGGCGACAGGGACGAGCAGCTTCGCCGCCACGAGCGAGCAGGCCAGCGTCGAGTTGACGTCGCCGACGACGATGACGAGATCGGGACGCTCGGCGAGGACAACCTTCTCGAAGGCGGTCATGATCTTCGCCGTCTGTATCGCGTGGGAGCCGGAACCGACGCCGAGGTGGATGTCCGGCTCGGGAAGGCCGAGATCGTCGAAGAAGACCTTCGACATGTTCTCGTCGTAGTGCTGTCCCGTGTGGACGAGGACGGGCCGTATCCGTCCGCGGCGGCGGAACTCCCCGACGATGGGAGCCGCCTTCATGAAATTCGGCCGCGCGCCGACGACGACGATCGCCTTCACTTCCGCTCCTTCCCGCCCCTTGCCGACCGGATGCGATCGCGGTACATCCTGGCGTAGTACTTCCTGAAGGCGCCCTCCTTCACGGGGCGCCACCAGTCCTCGTTGCGTCGGTACCAGCGGATTGTCCGGGCGAGAC
Coding sequences:
- the wecB gene encoding UDP-N-acetylglucosamine 2-epimerase (non-hydrolyzing), whose protein sequence is MKAIVVVGARPNFMKAAPIVGEFRRRGRIRPVLVHTGQHYDENMSKVFFDDLGLPEPDIHLGVGSGSHAIQTAKIMTAFEKVVLAERPDLVIVVGDVNSTLACSLVAAKLLVPVAHVEAGLRSFDLEMPEEINRMVTDVLSRWCFTTSPEAEINLKREGVEEERIFFVGNVMIDSLLGYLDAAGRSPVLGRLKLEEGGYVLVTLHRPSNVDRPEVFRGILDALVRLSGERPVVFPVHPRTRGTIDGATPPMPAGPGLRLVDPVGYIDFLRLMRSAALVVTDSGGIQEETTVLGVPCVTVRENTERPITIEMGTNVLAGTDGRRVLAEAERLLREGPGEHRIPPLWDGGAAARIADVLEARVAGKR